The Gemmatimonas aurantiaca T-27 DNA segment CTTGCCGCCGCCAATGGGCAGCGTGTAGAGGTCGCCGAGCAGATCAAAAATGAGCTGCTGGCCATCGGGCGACACGTCCACCGACATCCACGTGCCTTTGGTCGTGGTGAAGGTGTGTGTCCGGGCCGTTTTGAGGGGCAGCGTGGTGGCCGCCGGTGCTGCGGGCGTGCCTTGTGCGGTCAGTGCCGCCGCGGGCGCCATGAGGCCTGCGGCAATGAGCGCCGCGACCACCGTGGTGGCCGCGAGCGGACTCCGAACCGCTGCCATGTTAGGCCAAGCGGTACGGAAAGGGACGGGAACGGTCATGCATTCTCCAGGGAAGTGGCCAACACCCAATTCTACGATGGGACACCTTCATTCGTGTCCTTAGATTATCTGGAATGGACAGACTTTTCCTGATGATCGGGGCGCTCTCGGGCGCCATCAGCGTCGCGGCCGGTGCCTTCGGATCACACGGCCTTCGGGCGCGACTCGAACCGCGCCTGCTCGAGGTCTTCGAGACCGCGGCCCGCTACCAGATGTACCACGCCCTCGCACTGGTCGCCGTGGCCTGGGCGGCGAGCCGCTGGCCTGGTTCGCTGACCAACGCCAGCGGTTGGCTTTTTGTGGCCGGCACGGTGCTGTTCTCCGGATCCCTG contains these protein-coding regions:
- a CDS encoding DUF423 domain-containing protein, encoding MDRLFLMIGALSGAISVAAGAFGSHGLRARLEPRLLEVFETAARYQMYHALALVAVAWAASRWPGSLTNASGWLFVAGTVLFSGSLYGYTLTGVRTLAMITPIGGVCFILGWICLAFAVRST